Part of the Emys orbicularis isolate rEmyOrb1 chromosome 10, rEmyOrb1.hap1, whole genome shotgun sequence genome is shown below.
GCaccccaggggctggagcagggcacgGAGGCGGCGGCTGGCTGGGCGCACCCCAGGGGCGGGAGCAGGACTCGGAGGAGGCGGCTGGCTGGGCGCaccccaggggctggagcagggcacgGAGGCGGCGGCTGGCTGGGCACaccccaggggctggagcagggcacgGAGGCGGCGGCTGGCTGGGCGCaccccaggggctggagcagggcacgGAGGCGGCGGCTGGCTGGGCGCACCCCAGGGGCTGGAACAGGACTCGGAGgaggctgtctgtctgtctgtcccggGACTGGaactgggagtgggggaagagcaCTCGGTGGGAGGAGCTGGCACGCCGGGAGCGGCAGAGGTAGTGAGTCTAGGGCAGCCGGCCGGCAGGGGGGTGCCAGTCCCGACTCCCGGAGCTGGGGGAGGCTGGTGAGTGGGGTGGCGGGCGCCCCCTGCATGCGGAGGCCGGGGGGCGCTGCCGCAGCCGGTACCATGGGCTGAGCTCCCGCCGCACCATGACCGTCTACACCCTGAACCTGCGCGTCTTCTGGCCGCTGGTGACTTGCCTGTGCACGGCCCTCGTGTGCCTCTACCAGGCCGTGCGAAGCAGGGCGGGCGCCCCGGACTCGGACAGCGCCCCGGACTCGGGCTCCGTCCCGCTGCTCAAGGGCtccgcgctgctgctgctgggcttcctgCTGCTCCGCTACTGCGGCTCCCGCAGCGGCGGCGGGGAGTGCGGCCAACGGCCCCGAGCCGCATGCGGCCCCGAGGCGCCGGCGAGCAGCGCCGCCCGCCGGAGCCTGCTAGAGAGGTTCTACGAGCAGCAGCTGCGCCTCTCCCCGCACGTGCTGGGCCACAGTAAGGCGCACGTGAGCCGCATCGTGGGCGAGCTGGTGCGGGCGGCCAAGGCGCAGGGGCTGCAGCCGGGGTCCCTGACCCCCACCCTGCGCGGGGACTTCGTGCAGATCGGCAGCGCCTACGAGCAGCACAAGGTCCGCAGCCCGGACTGCTTCGACATCCTGGTGCCGCTGAGGCTGCCGCCGcgcctggagctggagccccgCTGCCTGGGCGCCGAGGAGCCGGGGCTGGCCCCGGAGCTGCGCAGCGCCTTCACCTGCGCCCTGAAGGCCCCGCAAGGGGCCGCCTGGCCCCGGGGCTACCGGCCCTTCAGCGAGGGCTTCTgcgtggagctgcagggcaggcGCTACCTGTCCTCGGCCCTGGTGCTGCGCTGGTTCCAGGGCCACCTGCAGCGGTGCCTGGGCGCCGTGCTCTACCGGCTGCAGGAGCGCTGCCGCATCAGCCTGGCCGCCTGCCCGGGCCGCCAGCTCACCCTGCACATCCTGCCGCGCTCCGACTACGTCTGCTGCCACATCTCCATGGCCGTGCGCCTCATCCCCGCCATCCCCCTGGGGGACTCGGTCTATCTCATCGCCCTGCAGCCCGGCGCCAGGAAAGCCCAGCCCGGCgcttcctgccccctgcaggccCTCTGGGGGCTCAACGTCTCCAAGCAGGAGCAGCGGCTGCTGAGCTGGCTCAAGGAGCAGACCCCGACCAACTCTTGCCACCTCAAGTGCCTGCAGATCCTCAAGGGGCTGCGGGACCTGCGCGGCCGGGGCTTGGAGCAGCCCTTCGGCGCCCAGTGGAGCCGCGTCCTCTCCTCCTACATCCTCAAGACGGCGCTTTTCTCCTTGTTGCTCCGGAGgccctggcaagcctgggaggagcagTTCCTGGCGGAGCGGCTGGAGGACCTGGTGCTGTACCTCAGGGACTGCCTGCAGAAGCGGGTGCTGATGCATTTCTTCTTGGGCAACGCCAACGTCCCCGAGGCGGTGCCGGTGCCTAAGCTCCTGAAGGAAGCTGCCCCCGTCAATCTGCTGGCTGCCTTTGACGCCCCTACTCTAGACTTGGCCGCCTTCCAGCTTCTGAACACCTGGAACCAGGCTCCTAAGATCATCCGAATGTACAGTAGCCCAAAGTACTTGAGGAAGAGCCCCACGTTGTGTAAGCACATTACCGATACCGGACAAGAGTCCCAAAGCAACTGAGCATCACCTGGGGCGTTTGTCAGTGCCTTTGGGGCAAGCACTGTGAGGCCAAAGTACATACCTGTGTTAGCTAGTAAACTACCTGAGGTTCCTAAGGGAGATCTACCTGCCTGACAGCACCAAATGGGgttctgtgtttgtttccctAGTCCTGGTAATCTGGGAAATCCAAAGGTCAAAATTTAAGACTAAGGAATACTGATGCTTTAAGATCTTAATAGCTTTGTAATGATGATTAGTCATGGAGAAACTATGAAACTTCCAGGAAAGTGCCTTAATTAGAAAGCACTACAATAACCACTTGTAAATCTAATTTAGTACCAGATTTATAGAGGGGTTCACACTGATGAATTTGGAGTGTCATCTTAAAGTTTAGTCACAAAAGTGACCCTGTCCAGAGCTTTCTTTTAATGCAAAAGATAATCAGGATCAAAGATCAATGGCATGGAAAAAAGTCAGTGTGACAAGGTACTTTTTTGAggtggaggaggagccaagggtgTTTCTTGATCCTTAAACACAGTTTGAAATATTTATTCAATGAGACACTCATCGATGGTTGTCTGTGTGATTTAATATACTGTGCTAAATAATATGcaaattaatataaaattaaattatgAGGCGTGACATTAAAACCTATTTGACAAAAGTATGAAGAATCTAGTTGTACATTTGTGTTAAAATGAAGGTCGCTCTGAaagattaaaatataattatacaGCTCACAAATGAAAGAAGAACAATAGCACTTTATTTCCATAAAGGCCTTCATTTTATGGTAATTGGCTGCACTAAATATTTAGTGTGAACATAGAggcattaatatttttttaattaaaaatggatgGATGTGTAAATCCTCTAAGCATTCTGTCTTGGTTGTTAGACCTGAAGCATTTTTCTTCCTTAAAAGTTGCTGTACCTTAATAACTACCAAACCTCCCCCACACCTTATTTGCTATACTGTGAAATTTAAAATAACTCCAAAAATGTAGAGGTGTAAACTCGCTGTTGCACCCATGTGTTCTTCACTGGTAGGTCAGTAAGGTCCTTTAGTGGATCAGCTAACCAAACTCTTGAACTGTGGCAGCACTATGGTCTGCAGCAGACCAGGAGATACCAGAAGCGAGAGATGGTAGTTGTAGTGCAGcaaatatttttttgtaaaaataatatttcagGGTGCCTTAAAGTTCCCAAAACTTGGGACAAATTCATGGTACAGTAAGTACTTATTAActttgatggtgtccctttaacgTAAACACCAGCCAGATAATTTCCATGTGTAGATAGATTATTTGAGAATACCTCATACAACTTCTCAATTGATCTGTAATAAGCGCTTACTGTCTTTGAATAGTATACATTAATAGTTTAGTTTTGGATTTTAGCTGAGAAAATACATTTGACCTTATGGGCCATTGCTGCATTAAACTATAGTATGTAGAAAAGGATTAGAAAGCTTCTATTTCATATGCTCTTTAAAAGTGTGCTTCATTTCTGATATAAATAGTTAAAAACTAGTGAACCAAATGCATCACAGTTTGTCTGCAAAATTACACATTCTAAGCAATCCAAACTCTAATGTAATACAAAATACATTTCCACAGATTCTGAGACCGCATCCTTGAAAATTAAAAGTATTAAGGCACCAAGCCTGTAATTGAGTTTTTCATGTGCGTAAGGTTAAGCATGTGCCTgattgtttgcaggattgggtcctatgtGGACAGTCTgctgtgcttaattttaaatcgGTAAATGAATTGGGAACAGCTGGGAATGTTTGGAATAAttttaaaactgttaaaattTCAGAATATTGCTCCGTATATATTATGCTGGTGTTCTCTATCTGTAGTCATACATGATAGAAAATAGCAAACTTTTAGAAACAACCACAAAGCTTCATAAAACCTAGTTTACTAAACTGAAAATTTCTTCAGTTTTAGATGCATGTTTCCTTGTATTTGGTTTTTAAACTGCCTTTGCTGTCTTATTTTCAGGTAATTTAGCACCTAAGTGTCACTTTCTCAAGTTGGGTTATTTTTACATGGAGCGTTGGTTCTCTCTTTGGGCAAATACAAATGGCTTGTTTATGTGTAGTGTTGACCACTGTGCTCATCATGCGGACCTAAGTGACCTACCTTGGTAGGTTTTTAGTAGGCCAAATGTTTACTCTTTTGCAGACTTGTatagggttgccaagcctccaggattgtcctggagtgcCCAGCATTTAAAggttgtcatgtgatgaaatctctaGGAATACGTCCAACGAAAATTGACAGCCCTGGGTACACATACAAGGAGTGCTATTCTGCAGTCCtggagtcaataggagttttgcctgagaaagggctagagaatcaggcccaaggtatTGTGGTTGCCTGGAGCACTTAATACACATTTAGTTCAACAGTTAATTCTGGCAACATGATTACCTTAGAGAACTATCTGTTTGTTTACATTAGTGTGTAACACTTTTTTTTCAAGAGGGACTATGTAAATTTTGGTGTGTGTTCCTTACTGGCTTATATAATACATGGAAACCTATTAGATTTAATACAACTTTCTTACTGCTGTTAAGCGCTGATACTACAAAGGGAAAGTTACATCAAGAAATGCATAATAAGGGAGTTTGGGGAATATAAATAGTTTGAAAGTGAAACTCGAAAGTTGGGGGGAAAGGACAAATGAGGAGGAGCAGAAACACTTGGTGAAAGAGCAGTGCAGGTAATCCAAAGGACACAGAGACAGATGGAGGAACCCTGTAGAAGAGTCATGGAAGATTTGGATTGAGGTGGGGGGGAAAAGTGATTTAACCATGTTAAACCATGCTTCCAAAATGTATATAAAACAAGGCTACAGTTGTGGCGGGGCTCCACACCCATGTTCCCGTCaactgcaaaactcccattgatttaggcTTACTAACAACTTCAAATCAAGCTGATCTTTAATGGGAGCTTTTGCTACATAAGGTGTATGTGAGATTATGTTCTTGGTGATATGAGCaaaccaaggccctgatcctgcaaatacttatgcacctGCTTTAACTTCagtcacatgagtagtcctatttgaagtcaatgaggctatTTACATGAGTAAAATTAAGTTTGCACTCAGATGATGCAGGATCAGAGACTGAAATTCTCTATTGAACAGCAATTCTGGTCTGTACATTTGGGGTATTGGTTGGTATTTCCTGTGTCTATAATGCCTACATTCATCGATATACTTATTATGTTTGACTAAAGTGACTATTGAAAATTGGGTCTGTTAGACTATTAATGTCGTTCTATGCCAAATGAAATGTGGTGGTGCGAATACTAGTTTCTGGTGCTATCTTTAGGATCTTATCCTGCAAACATGCAcatgcagaatttgacccatgtgAGTAACCCATTGACACACTctctcacatgagtaaagttccACGcatgtatttgcaggattggggccttacttGTTACAATGTAATGTAGACTGAGCATGATAGTTtgtgtatttaaattaaaaatgaaatacagaAAGAAACACATGTTTCTTAGACACTACTGTGTATTTTAACTACATAACAATTTTTTAAGGACTTAGTATAATCAAGGCTGGTGTCACTTTTTTGGGGAAAAGCTACATCTAAAAACAGAATAAATTGAGATGTGCATATGAATTTTTGGAACTGCATATCTATTTTCCCCATGTATTAGAAATTATAGTGTTTAATTGTTAAGTTCGTAACACTTCTTAAATGAGACCTTAATTAAATGACTAAAGCATTCCTCTTTTGGATCTTCTTGCAAAGCAATCGAAACGAAATGTCTGTTTGAAATGGACATTCATGGTACGATTATTTTTGCTGGTTAATAATCAGACCAAAGATTTAACTAAGTGTTGTTCAGCTGCTATTGTTTAAGAAAGTGTTTATATGCTTAAAATGTTAGCCTGTTCGGAACAAATGTTCATAAACTCTTCTTCTATTTAATATCCAAATACATGTGCACTTTTATTGTCTCAGCAAAAAGTTGGAGTTTTTGTTACtcatttttaatatttcactGTCTATTAATAAACAGCTGTTTTgaaacctctgtgcctcagtgattCTGTGGCTAAAGGTAACTTCTCTATCAAGTAGAATTTACTCAAATAGCCGTGAACCCGATACTGTATTacctaagggtgaaatcctagcgATTGCAGGAGGTTCCTCTGCCTGTGGGAAGACCTGTCCTGACGGCATGCTCCTTGGGACTATGAATAAGGATGCTGTGGAAGGACCAGGAGAGAGGTTGGAGTTTGGGCAATAGATCCACAAACTGTTTGGGTCCATTGCCAGAATTCCATGCACGAGGATGCAGACTAGGCcaagaatgctgctgcaagttGTAGTAGCACTGGCTGCACTGTTACCAGGTTTGGGAGGGGGCCAGTTCTGTTTTTCTGATTGGGTCCCCACACAAAGTCTGCTTGCGTTTTTAAATATGGaggtatacctatctcatagaactggaagggaccttgaaaggtcattgagtccactcccctgccttcacagcaggaccaagtaccatccctgacagatttttgccccagatccctaaatgggcccctcaaggattgaattcacaactctgggtttaacaggccaatgctcaaaccactgagctatcccttccacCTTGGGATTTGCACAGAGGCTTAGGACGTCACTCCTAGTGCACAGAACTTTGTGCAAGCTGTATAGgcattgtgtgtgtctgtttcagACTTACAAACTGCATGGGCCTTATTTTGTCATTGTTTCACATGGACAACTTCCACTGAAGCTAGTTGCAGTTGTGTGTGGGTGAATGGGAGGATATCCTCCCTCATTCATCCTACGTATGATGCTAAAACCATATTTTTGTTGCTTGTGCCAATATACTCCATTAGAGAATGGGATCAACAAGATCTGAAcctttaatatattaaaatacaaGTTAAACTTAAGATAATTCATCTGAAgtatttttcccctccccacaaataAAAGTTTCTGTAGAGAAAAAATCAAGTAGTTCAAGAACCCATTTTATAAAGCACTGAGGAATGTTCAGCCAATTGGATTACTCAGTTGACTGAACTGACTGGCAGCTCACTAGCAAAGATGTTTTCTTGTGCCCTTATTGCACATTCAGTGATCAAAGTTTGGGGAGAGTATTTGgattagttttctttttaattaatgtCTTGAGGTGATTACATTGGTCAGTGCGTAAGCTTATCTCCACCTACCCAAAGACACTCCTGCTTGGTGCTAAAGAAAAGTCTTTGTGTCCAACCCATAgaagaaattgttttaaaatcttttcatcCATGTGAAAATATCAACCTTGTAATGCAAACAAGTTCAGCAGTGACTTGCTGATTAACTACT
Proteins encoded:
- the ITPRIPL2 gene encoding LOW QUALITY PROTEIN: inositol 1,4,5-trisphosphate receptor-interacting protein-like 2 (The sequence of the model RefSeq protein was modified relative to this genomic sequence to represent the inferred CDS: deleted 1 base in 1 codon) produces the protein MTRPLFPSEEEASELSNGWGRRAGLRKHNSRGEGVVSACPGTGGRSRQGDGGWVRVPGRKAGGGRRLAGRTPGAGAGHGGGGWLGAPQGREQDSEEAAGWAHPRGWSRARRRRLAGHTPGAGAGHGGGGWLAVPGLELGVGEEHSVGGAGTPGAAEVVSLGQRPAGGCQSRLPELGEAGEWGGGRPLHAEAGGRCRSRYHGLSSRRTMTVYTLNLRVFWPLVTCLCTALVCLYQAVRSRAGAPDSDSAPDSGSVPLLKGSALLLLGFLLLRYCGSRSGGGECGQRPRAACGPEAPASSAARRSLLERFYEQQLRLSPHVLGHSKAHVSRIVGELVRAAKAQGLQPGSLTPTLRGDFVQIGSAYEQHKVRSPDCFDILVPLRLPPRLELEPRCLGAEEPGLAPELRSAFTCALKAPQGAAWPRGYRPFSEGFCVELQGRRYLSSALVLRWFQGHLQRCLGAVLYRLQERCRISLAACPGRQLTLHILPRSDYVCCHISMAVRLIPAIPLGDSVYLIALQPGARKAQPGASCPLQALWGLNVSKQEQRLLSWLKEQTPTNSCHLKCLQILKGLRDLRGRGLEQPFGAQWSRVLSSYILKTALFSLLLRRPWQAWEEQFLAERLEDLVLYLRDCLQKRVLMHFFLGNANVPEAVPVPKLLKEAAPVNLLAAFDAPTLDLAAFQLLNTWNQAPKIIRMYSSPKYLRKSPTLCKHITDTGQESQSN